A window of the Tunturibacter empetritectus genome harbors these coding sequences:
- a CDS encoding sigma 54-interacting transcriptional regulator — protein MATTLPTTLGSLRASEFTPARLARSVKDELRENLIAKLRASAQSKEGNKAPLFPGIVGYEDTVVPQIVNAVLSKHNFILLGLRGQAKSRILRSLTTLLDPHCPYIAGSEIRDNPYAPISRFSRDLIARLGEDTPIAWLTPNDRFVEKLATPDVTVADLVGDIDPIKAARSNQDLGSELTMHYGLLPRANRGIFAINEIPDLAGKIQVALFNIMQEGDVQIKGYPVRLPLDVAIVFSANPEDYTARGKIVTPLKDRIGSEIRTHYPENVEEGIAITAQEAWSSRPASKIEIPHYIRQIVEQIAFTAREDKKVDKRSGVSQRLPISTMELVVSNAERRALLHDEAIAVPRVGDIYTALPGISGKIELEYEGEMRGADTVIREIIRTSVATVFDKYFAATNTQQIEQWFNLGGTVQLNDEQPSSGSLEELKQIQGLIEKLSPLEINSKSKPEITVSAAEFLLEGMYAHKRLSRTEERAFSAAEKKSRNDQASQYAEKMRDREIERDDYAKRTRRGFN, from the coding sequence ATGGCGACCACACTCCCGACCACCCTAGGCTCTCTCCGCGCAAGCGAGTTCACCCCAGCCCGCCTCGCCCGCAGCGTCAAAGACGAGCTCCGTGAAAATCTAATCGCCAAACTTCGCGCCTCCGCCCAATCGAAGGAAGGCAACAAAGCCCCGCTCTTCCCCGGCATCGTCGGCTACGAGGACACGGTGGTCCCCCAGATCGTCAACGCCGTCCTCTCGAAGCATAACTTCATCCTCCTCGGCCTCCGCGGCCAAGCAAAATCCCGCATCCTCCGCTCCCTCACCACGCTGCTCGACCCGCACTGCCCCTACATCGCCGGCTCCGAGATCCGCGACAATCCCTACGCCCCCATCTCCAGGTTCAGCCGCGACCTCATCGCGCGCCTCGGAGAAGACACGCCCATAGCGTGGCTTACACCAAATGACCGCTTCGTCGAAAAGCTAGCCACCCCCGACGTGACAGTAGCCGATCTGGTTGGAGATATAGATCCCATCAAGGCCGCCCGCAGCAATCAGGATCTCGGCAGCGAACTCACCATGCACTACGGCCTGCTCCCCCGCGCCAACCGCGGCATCTTCGCCATCAACGAGATCCCCGACCTCGCCGGAAAGATTCAGGTCGCTCTCTTCAACATCATGCAGGAGGGCGATGTGCAGATCAAAGGCTACCCCGTCCGCCTCCCGCTCGACGTAGCCATCGTCTTCTCCGCCAACCCCGAGGACTACACCGCCCGCGGCAAGATCGTGACCCCGCTCAAAGACCGCATCGGCAGCGAGATCCGCACTCACTATCCAGAAAATGTCGAAGAAGGCATCGCCATCACCGCGCAGGAAGCCTGGTCCTCACGCCCAGCCTCCAAGATCGAAATCCCTCATTACATCCGCCAGATCGTCGAACAGATCGCCTTCACCGCCCGCGAAGACAAGAAAGTCGACAAGCGCAGCGGAGTCTCCCAGCGGCTTCCCATCAGCACCATGGAGCTGGTCGTCTCAAACGCCGAACGCCGTGCTCTCCTCCACGACGAAGCCATCGCAGTCCCCCGCGTAGGCGACATCTACACCGCGCTCCCCGGCATCAGCGGCAAGATCGAACTCGAGTACGAAGGCGAGATGCGCGGAGCCGACACCGTCATCCGCGAGATCATCCGCACAAGCGTAGCAACTGTCTTCGACAAGTACTTCGCCGCCACCAACACCCAGCAGATCGAGCAGTGGTTCAACCTCGGCGGCACCGTCCAGCTCAACGACGAGCAACCCTCCAGCGGCTCTCTCGAAGAGCTCAAACAGATTCAGGGCCTCATCGAAAAACTCTCACCGCTCGAGATCAACTCAAAGTCCAAACCCGAGATCACCGTAAGCGCCGCCGAGTTTCTCCTCGAAGGCATGTACGCCCACAAGCGTCTCAGCCGCACCGAAGAGCGCGCCTTCAGCGCCGCCGAAAAGAAATCCCGCAACGATCAGGCCTCGCAGTACGCCGAAAAGATGCGCGACCGCGAGATCGAACGTGACGACTACGCCAAGCGCACCCGCCGCGGCTTCAATTAA
- a CDS encoding vWA domain-containing protein, with protein MKRVRYTKFTGDLASSFGLEDLMQALSDFLLDSGFNDPMSRFQEFDGDQTMENLREAIRQALDSGELFDDEAQEKYEALSEEQVEELIDQIIQKMQEQNFINAEMPQQGQGEQGDGDGDARFEVTDKGMDFLGYKALRELLGPLGKSNLGRHDTRHEAAGVETNGSSKLYEFGDTLNLDITATLSSVFAREGLATAIEGEEHAPLNIYHSDIHVHQSDYQSSCATVVLLDCSHSMILYGEDRFTPAKRVAMALSHLIRTQFPGDTLNLVLFHDTAEEIPVSQLSRVKVGPHYTNTREGLRMAQRILARQNKDMKQIVMITDGKPSALTLPDGRIYKNAFGLDPLVISETLEEVSRCKRSNIMINTFMLASDFSLVQFVQQVSAMCRGKAYFTTPENLGNYLLMDFMSRRMKTVH; from the coding sequence ATGAAGCGCGTCCGATACACAAAGTTCACCGGCGACCTCGCCTCCTCTTTCGGCCTCGAAGACCTCATGCAGGCCCTCTCTGACTTTCTGCTCGACTCCGGCTTCAACGACCCCATGTCCCGCTTCCAGGAGTTCGACGGCGACCAGACCATGGAGAACCTCCGCGAAGCCATACGCCAAGCCCTCGACTCCGGCGAACTCTTCGACGATGAAGCCCAGGAAAAATACGAAGCCCTCTCCGAAGAACAGGTCGAAGAACTCATCGACCAGATCATCCAGAAGATGCAGGAGCAGAACTTTATCAACGCCGAGATGCCCCAGCAAGGCCAGGGCGAACAAGGCGACGGCGACGGCGACGCCCGCTTCGAGGTCACCGACAAGGGCATGGACTTCCTCGGCTACAAAGCCCTACGCGAACTCCTCGGCCCCCTCGGCAAATCCAACCTTGGCCGTCACGACACTCGCCACGAAGCCGCCGGCGTCGAGACTAACGGCAGCAGCAAGCTCTATGAGTTCGGCGACACCCTGAATCTCGACATCACCGCCACCCTCTCAAGCGTCTTCGCCCGCGAAGGGCTCGCTACCGCCATCGAAGGCGAAGAGCATGCGCCGCTCAACATCTACCACTCCGACATCCACGTCCATCAGTCCGACTACCAATCCTCCTGCGCCACCGTCGTCCTGCTCGACTGCTCCCACTCGATGATCCTCTACGGTGAGGACCGCTTTACCCCCGCCAAGCGCGTCGCCATGGCCCTCTCACACCTCATCCGCACCCAATTCCCCGGTGACACCCTCAACCTCGTCCTCTTCCACGACACCGCCGAAGAGATCCCCGTCTCACAACTCTCCCGCGTCAAGGTCGGCCCGCACTACACCAACACTCGCGAAGGCCTTCGCATGGCGCAGCGTATCCTCGCCCGCCAGAATAAAGACATGAAGCAGATCGTCATGATCACCGACGGCAAGCCCTCCGCCCTCACCCTCCCCGACGGTCGCATCTACAAGAACGCCTTCGGTCTCGACCCCCTCGTCATCTCCGAGACCCTCGAAGAAGTCTCCCGCTGCAAGCGCTCCAACATCATGATTAACACCTTCATGCTCGCCAGCGACTTCTCCCTCGTGCAGTTCGTCCAGCAGGTCAGCGCGATGTGCCGCGGCAAAGCTTACTTCACCACCCCCGAAAATCTAGGCAACTATCTCCTGATGGACTTCATGTCCCGCCGCATGAAAACCGTGCATTAA
- a CDS encoding COG4280 domain-containing protein — MMGTGWAHIGTSITASFLASLVECVEALTVVLAVGSVRGWRSALIGSASAIAVLLLIIAALGNVLTHIPLHLLQLTVGTLLLLFGLRWLRKAILRAAGLIPLHDEAAAFSKNTEAMRRHANLPTAWDKIAFAAAFNITMLEGTEVVFIVIAIGAGRAGTLLPASLGAVAALLVVIALGLILHRPLARVPENTLKFLVGILLSAFGTFWVGEGLDLHWPAADWSILALIAAYLLLALAMVPLCRSRSQTEPSIP, encoded by the coding sequence ATGATGGGCACAGGCTGGGCACATATCGGCACCTCAATCACAGCCTCCTTCCTGGCCTCCCTCGTCGAGTGCGTAGAAGCCCTCACCGTCGTCCTCGCCGTGGGCAGCGTCCGCGGCTGGCGCTCCGCTCTCATCGGCAGCGCCTCAGCCATCGCCGTCCTCCTCCTCATCATCGCAGCGCTCGGCAACGTCCTCACCCACATCCCGCTACACCTCCTTCAACTCACCGTAGGCACTCTCCTGCTCCTCTTCGGCCTGCGCTGGCTGCGGAAAGCCATCCTCAGAGCCGCGGGCCTCATCCCTCTTCACGACGAAGCCGCTGCCTTCTCCAAGAACACGGAGGCCATGCGCCGGCACGCCAACCTCCCCACCGCCTGGGACAAGATCGCCTTCGCCGCCGCCTTCAACATCACCATGCTCGAAGGCACCGAAGTCGTCTTCATCGTCATCGCCATCGGTGCAGGCCGCGCCGGCACGCTCCTCCCCGCCAGCCTCGGCGCAGTGGCTGCGCTCCTCGTCGTCATCGCCCTCGGCCTCATCCTTCACCGCCCCCTCGCGCGAGTCCCCGAAAACACCCTCAAGTTCCTCGTCGGCATCCTGCTCTCTGCCTTCGGAACCTTCTGGGTGGGCGAAGGCCTCGACCTCCACTGGCCCGCAGCCGACTGGTCGATCCTCGCCCTCATTGCAGCCTACCTGCTCCTAGCCCTGGCGATGGTTCCCCTCTGCCGCAGTCGCTCGCAAACCGAGCCATCAATCCCATAA
- a CDS encoding amidohydrolase family protein — MILRMKFVLIIFSLGGSVALAQQGAASSVPGRQSPAQQVVVLRNARVIDGTGAAPREHVSLLLRNGKIEQIGGGEMAAPAGAQVRDLTGKTVMPGLISAHSHLGLLVDDAESSAAGYTRENVTAQLKQYERYGVTAILSLGLNRDLVFVLRDEQQAGRLGGASIFTAGRGIGVPEGAPPLPAAADQIYRPATEKEARRAVDEMAAQRVDIIKIWVDKLHGKAPEMTPEIYKAVIDEAHKRHVRVAAHEYALEDAKQLVADGVDVLAHSVRDQVVDDAFVRAMKQHRVWYVPTFTVDESAYIYADDPAFMKTTFFQQAAGPKLLAKFSAPGYGEKIGQDPQTAQHKKDFDVEQQNLKKLFDAGVSVGFGTDSGALPGRIPGFAEHHELALMVKAGLTPLQAITAATGGNAKLLHATDRGTIEVGKRADLLVLDADPLVDIGNTQRIFAVYHDGHNIVDLPSLVK, encoded by the coding sequence ATGATTCTGCGGATGAAGTTTGTTCTGATTATTTTTTCTTTAGGCGGTTCCGTCGCGCTTGCGCAGCAGGGAGCTGCGTCGAGCGTGCCTGGGCGGCAGTCGCCTGCGCAACAGGTGGTAGTGCTCCGGAATGCGCGGGTGATTGACGGCACGGGTGCGGCGCCGCGGGAGCATGTTTCATTGCTGCTGCGGAATGGAAAGATTGAGCAGATTGGTGGCGGCGAGATGGCTGCGCCGGCGGGAGCGCAGGTTCGGGATCTGACGGGAAAGACGGTGATGCCGGGGCTGATCAGCGCCCACTCGCACCTGGGTTTGCTGGTGGACGATGCGGAGTCTTCTGCTGCCGGGTATACGCGGGAGAATGTGACCGCGCAGCTGAAGCAGTATGAGCGATACGGTGTGACTGCGATCCTGTCGCTGGGCTTGAATCGCGATCTGGTGTTTGTGTTGCGGGATGAACAGCAGGCGGGACGGTTGGGCGGTGCTTCGATCTTTACTGCGGGGAGGGGGATTGGAGTGCCGGAGGGGGCGCCTCCGCTGCCTGCGGCCGCGGATCAGATCTATCGTCCGGCAACGGAGAAGGAGGCGAGACGGGCTGTCGATGAGATGGCGGCACAGCGTGTGGACATCATCAAGATCTGGGTGGACAAGCTGCATGGCAAGGCGCCGGAGATGACGCCGGAGATCTATAAGGCGGTGATCGACGAGGCGCATAAGCGGCATGTGCGCGTGGCCGCGCATGAGTATGCGTTGGAGGATGCGAAGCAGCTTGTGGCGGATGGTGTGGATGTGCTCGCGCATTCTGTTCGGGACCAAGTGGTGGATGATGCGTTTGTGCGGGCGATGAAGCAGCATCGTGTCTGGTATGTCCCTACGTTTACGGTGGATGAGTCGGCTTATATCTATGCGGACGATCCCGCTTTCATGAAGACGACCTTCTTTCAGCAGGCCGCGGGTCCGAAGCTGTTGGCGAAGTTCAGCGCGCCGGGGTATGGGGAGAAGATCGGTCAGGATCCGCAGACGGCGCAGCATAAAAAAGACTTCGACGTGGAGCAGCAGAACTTGAAGAAGCTGTTTGATGCCGGCGTGAGTGTTGGGTTCGGAACGGACTCGGGCGCGTTACCGGGACGCATTCCAGGTTTTGCGGAACATCACGAGCTTGCTTTGATGGTGAAGGCGGGGCTTACTCCTCTACAGGCTATTACAGCGGCTACGGGAGGGAATGCGAAGCTGCTGCATGCGACCGATCGCGGAACGATCGAGGTCGGCAAGCGTGCCGATCTGCTGGTGCTGGACGCGGATCCGCTGGTTGACATCGGCAACACGCAGAGGATCTTCGCGGTGTATCACGATGGGCACAACATCGTCGATTTGCCCTCGCTTGTGAAGTAG
- a CDS encoding NUDIX hydrolase: MTIKTISSREVYRNPWTSVREDVIERANGKRGIYGVVDKDPACIVIPLEVGAEGEFVYLIEQFRYTVGARHWELPQGGWELAEVVPEELARGELREETGLTAERMTLLSTLQIAYGVMNQRQYVFLAEGLTIGKADPDAEESDLVVKRVSVVEFEAMILEGTIVDNCSVAAWGLYKIWRERRG, encoded by the coding sequence GTGACGATCAAGACGATCAGCAGCCGGGAGGTCTATCGGAATCCGTGGACGAGCGTGCGGGAAGATGTGATCGAACGGGCGAATGGAAAGCGAGGGATCTATGGGGTCGTCGACAAAGATCCGGCTTGCATTGTGATTCCGCTGGAGGTGGGAGCGGAGGGTGAGTTTGTATATCTGATTGAGCAGTTCCGGTACACGGTGGGGGCGCGGCACTGGGAGCTACCGCAGGGCGGGTGGGAGTTGGCCGAGGTGGTGCCGGAGGAGTTGGCTCGGGGAGAGCTGCGGGAGGAGACCGGACTGACGGCCGAGCGTATGACGCTTCTGTCGACGCTACAGATTGCGTATGGAGTGATGAACCAGAGGCAGTATGTGTTTTTGGCTGAGGGGCTGACGATAGGCAAGGCCGACCCGGATGCTGAGGAGAGCGATTTGGTGGTGAAGCGGGTGAGCGTGGTGGAGTTCGAGGCGATGATTCTCGAGGGTACGATCGTGGATAACTGCTCGGTGGCGGCGTGGGGGCTTTACAAGATTTGGCGAGAGCGTCGGGGTTAG
- a CDS encoding CocE/NonD family hydrolase, producing the protein MKIRGYCALVLSGWLMASVAVGAAQEAQTAEKHHAITLPVGALDEYVGQYRDEVEPDVVSSVYREGDKLYIEGVRWARLELQAEAADHFYAKGLRVVFARSAAGKVSGLTSKYGERGERGVETTEERFSPVGIRLNHFGEYTRSEAMIPMRDGVKLHVVILRPAGSEAAGEALPFLMQRTPYGTSWASSAAVNGSKPELAASGYIFVFGDIRGRYESEGKFVMNRAIVAHTTKNDVDETTDTRDTIDWLLKSVPNNNGKVGVLGVSYPGFLAMSAGIEAHPAVKAISPQAPMTNVWMGDDFFHNGAFRETYGFDYVQQLEAQKTDARVESKEDTFDFFLHHVNFAGAADAVKMENLPTAKIFLTQPAYTKFWQDMAVERHLTKVEVPTLEVGGWWDQEDMWGTQAEYAALKPHDANDEVFMVLGPWNHGGWGPTTRHLGVLDFGAATGDQYRKTMEAPFFEKYLKGRGGFDLTGVASFRTGVNKWERYEAWPPKQGFREAKLFLNADGGLSRDTPAAAGKAAASYNADPANPVPYRNRPIQSTYGDGSKWRTWLVEDQRFVSGRKDLANFSSPVLEKDVTVTGDVVADLFASTTGTDGDFVVKLIDVYPDDAPAPMAGYQLMIVDEIFRGRYQKSFETPEALTPGKVTEYKWSLHGADHTFLKGHKMMVEVQSSWFPLYDRNPQTFVPNIMTAPSSAYQKQTVTIYGSGEYPSHLEFSVPDRD; encoded by the coding sequence ATGAAGATTCGTGGCTACTGTGCTTTGGTTCTTTCCGGATGGTTGATGGCTTCGGTGGCTGTGGGGGCGGCGCAGGAGGCGCAGACTGCTGAGAAGCATCATGCGATTACTCTGCCGGTTGGCGCGCTGGATGAGTACGTGGGGCAGTATCGGGATGAGGTGGAACCTGATGTGGTGAGCTCGGTGTATCGCGAGGGGGACAAGCTTTACATCGAAGGCGTGCGGTGGGCGCGATTGGAGCTGCAGGCTGAAGCGGCCGATCATTTCTATGCGAAGGGGCTGCGGGTTGTGTTTGCGCGGAGTGCCGCTGGTAAGGTGTCTGGTTTGACCAGCAAATATGGCGAACGTGGCGAGCGAGGCGTGGAAACGACGGAAGAGCGCTTCAGTCCGGTGGGAATTCGGTTGAATCACTTCGGGGAGTACACGCGCAGTGAGGCGATGATTCCGATGCGGGATGGAGTGAAGCTGCATGTGGTGATTCTGCGGCCGGCGGGGTCGGAGGCGGCTGGAGAGGCGTTGCCGTTTTTGATGCAGAGGACGCCGTATGGGACTTCGTGGGCTTCGTCGGCTGCGGTGAATGGCAGCAAGCCGGAGTTGGCGGCGAGCGGATACATCTTTGTGTTCGGCGATATTCGCGGGCGGTACGAGTCGGAGGGGAAGTTCGTGATGAACCGCGCGATCGTTGCGCATACGACGAAGAACGATGTGGATGAGACGACCGATACGCGCGACACGATCGACTGGTTGCTGAAGAGTGTTCCGAATAACAACGGCAAGGTGGGGGTGCTGGGGGTCTCGTATCCGGGGTTTTTGGCGATGTCGGCGGGGATTGAGGCGCACCCGGCGGTGAAGGCGATCTCGCCGCAGGCTCCGATGACGAATGTTTGGATGGGAGATGATTTTTTTCATAATGGGGCGTTTCGCGAGACGTATGGCTTCGACTATGTGCAACAGTTAGAGGCACAAAAGACGGATGCGCGGGTTGAGAGCAAGGAAGACACCTTCGATTTCTTTTTGCACCATGTGAACTTTGCCGGGGCTGCCGATGCGGTGAAGATGGAGAACCTGCCGACGGCGAAGATATTTCTGACGCAGCCTGCTTATACGAAGTTCTGGCAGGATATGGCGGTGGAGAGGCATCTGACGAAGGTGGAGGTGCCGACGCTTGAGGTAGGTGGATGGTGGGATCAGGAGGATATGTGGGGGACGCAGGCGGAGTATGCCGCGTTGAAGCCGCATGATGCGAACGATGAGGTGTTCATGGTGCTGGGGCCGTGGAACCATGGTGGGTGGGGGCCGACGACGCGGCATCTTGGGGTGCTGGATTTTGGAGCGGCCACTGGGGATCAGTACAGGAAGACGATGGAGGCTCCTTTCTTTGAGAAGTATTTGAAGGGGCGCGGCGGGTTTGACCTGACTGGCGTGGCAAGCTTCCGGACTGGGGTAAATAAGTGGGAGCGGTATGAGGCGTGGCCTCCGAAGCAGGGGTTCAGAGAGGCGAAGCTGTTTTTGAATGCTGATGGCGGGTTGTCGAGGGATACGCCTGCGGCTGCCGGGAAGGCTGCGGCCAGCTACAACGCAGATCCCGCAAATCCTGTGCCGTATCGGAATCGGCCCATTCAGTCGACTTATGGAGATGGGTCGAAGTGGCGGACGTGGCTGGTGGAGGATCAGAGGTTTGTAAGTGGGCGGAAGGATTTGGCGAACTTTTCATCGCCGGTCCTGGAGAAGGATGTCACTGTGACGGGAGATGTCGTCGCGGATCTGTTTGCTTCGACGACAGGGACAGATGGTGACTTTGTGGTGAAGTTGATCGATGTTTATCCGGATGATGCGCCGGCTCCGATGGCGGGATATCAGCTGATGATTGTGGATGAGATCTTTCGCGGGCGGTATCAGAAGAGCTTTGAGACGCCGGAGGCTTTGACGCCGGGGAAGGTGACTGAGTACAAGTGGAGTCTGCATGGGGCGGATCATACTTTTTTGAAGGGGCACAAGATGATGGTGGAGGTGCAGTCCAGCTGGTTTCCTCTGTACGATCGGAACCCGCAGACGTTTGTGCCGAATATCATGACGGCTCCCTCGAGCGCGTACCAGAAGCAGACGGTGACGATCTATGGATCGGGGGAGTATCCGTCGCATCTGGAGTTTTCGGTTCCTGACAGGGATTGA
- a CDS encoding CDGSH iron-sulfur domain-containing protein yields MSEEAVKITVRPNGPLRVEGHIVLKDADGKEWDLTGKPAISLCRCGASEKRPFCDGSHNRVGFQCAAGPEAVLT; encoded by the coding sequence ATGTCAGAAGAAGCGGTAAAGATTACGGTTCGGCCCAATGGACCGCTGCGGGTTGAAGGACATATTGTTTTGAAGGACGCAGATGGCAAGGAGTGGGATCTAACGGGGAAGCCTGCGATCTCGCTTTGCCGCTGTGGGGCCAGTGAGAAGCGGCCGTTTTGTGATGGATCGCATAATCGAGTGGGCTTTCAGTGTGCGGCTGGTCCTGAAGCAGTTCTGACCTAA
- a CDS encoding acyltransferase family protein has product MSRDEQGSNLRVGRQASLIWSRLDGVDLLRGVAICMVLMNHVNMRLLGANVPYADGLPRQLVSSLVWNGQFGVQIFFVISGFLITSTTLRRWGSVSAVNVGDFYRLRFARIAPLMVLVLVILSLLHFAGVKDFVVYRKTGGLGRALVAALTFHVNLLEARRGYLPASWDILWSLSVEEMFYLGFPLACRVFRRVSLLSALLFVFVLLGPFARSQPFNHNPVWREYSYLGGMDAIALGCLTALLSAKARLSSTTLRVLGTAGMMMLVFVLCFSVIAHRWGLGRTGLDMTVLGLGVCMMLVVVAQTRWQAPRSLGPMVLMGRLSYEVYLTHVFVVLSLFHLFLIVDKPVRAVPVMFLAVLLLSGALGAFVSRGYSEPLNRWLRARWVKDATRVGSVLQAEAMIVKSNDVLSL; this is encoded by the coding sequence TTGAGTAGGGATGAGCAGGGATCGAACTTGAGGGTGGGGAGACAGGCTTCGCTGATCTGGTCGCGTCTGGATGGGGTGGATCTTCTTCGCGGCGTGGCCATTTGCATGGTGCTGATGAATCATGTCAACATGCGACTGCTTGGGGCGAATGTTCCCTACGCGGATGGGCTGCCGCGGCAGCTTGTGTCTTCGCTGGTCTGGAATGGTCAGTTCGGTGTTCAAATCTTCTTTGTGATCTCCGGATTTCTGATTACCTCGACAACGTTGCGGCGTTGGGGTTCAGTGTCTGCGGTGAATGTGGGGGACTTTTATCGGTTGAGGTTCGCTCGCATCGCGCCTCTGATGGTGCTTGTTTTGGTGATCCTCAGTCTTCTTCACTTCGCGGGTGTCAAAGACTTTGTTGTTTATCGGAAGACAGGCGGGCTGGGGCGTGCTCTCGTCGCGGCGCTTACCTTTCATGTCAATCTGCTTGAGGCGCGAAGAGGATATCTACCTGCGAGTTGGGACATTCTATGGTCACTGTCGGTCGAAGAGATGTTTTATCTTGGTTTCCCGCTGGCTTGTAGAGTGTTTCGTCGCGTCAGCTTGCTCTCTGCTTTGCTCTTTGTCTTCGTCCTATTGGGACCCTTTGCGCGGTCGCAGCCCTTCAACCATAATCCGGTTTGGAGAGAATATTCGTACCTTGGTGGCATGGACGCGATCGCGTTGGGATGCCTGACGGCACTGCTCTCTGCGAAGGCACGTCTTTCCAGTACGACGCTGCGAGTACTTGGCACCGCTGGAATGATGATGTTGGTCTTTGTCCTCTGCTTTTCCGTCATCGCGCATCGTTGGGGGCTGGGCCGTACCGGGCTTGATATGACGGTGCTGGGCCTGGGTGTTTGTATGATGCTGGTCGTGGTTGCGCAGACGCGGTGGCAAGCGCCGAGATCTCTTGGTCCTATGGTGCTCATGGGGCGATTGAGTTATGAGGTCTATCTGACGCATGTTTTTGTTGTCTTGAGTCTTTTTCATCTTTTTCTGATTGTGGACAAACCAGTTCGGGCTGTTCCGGTGATGTTCCTTGCTGTTCTGCTGCTTTCGGGGGCGCTGGGAGCATTTGTCTCGCGGGGGTATTCAGAGCCGCTGAATCGTTGGCTTCGAGCGCGCTGGGTGAAGGATGCAACGAGAGTTGGCTCGGTTCTCCAGGCAGAGGCGATGATTGTGAAGAGCAATGATGTTCTCTCGCTGTAG
- a CDS encoding ubiquitin carboxyl-terminal hydrolase 14, whose translation MECTHLDQIRKVKPSAKGCEECLKIGSSWVHLRMCLECGHVGCCDSSQHKHATKHFHKTQHAIMRSVEPGESWGWCYVDEMEVDVV comes from the coding sequence ATGGAATGTACTCATCTGGATCAGATTCGTAAGGTGAAGCCGTCGGCTAAAGGCTGTGAAGAGTGTTTGAAGATTGGCAGCAGCTGGGTGCATCTGCGGATGTGCCTGGAGTGTGGGCATGTGGGGTGCTGTGATTCGTCTCAGCACAAGCATGCGACCAAACACTTTCACAAGACACAGCATGCGATCATGCGGTCGGTTGAGCCGGGCGAGAGCTGGGGCTGGTGTTATGTGGATGAGATGGAAGTTGATGTGGTGTGA